Proteins encoded by one window of Ignavibacteriota bacterium:
- a CDS encoding energy transducer TonB → MALKKNPKVDLKLKYRRVFEISLIAALLLLILSFKYFPRFEGKSLAVEAPQELVEVEDVDITKQETAPPPPPKPPIPIEAPSDNDLEDIEIEDTEIDITDEVAAPPPPVKEEAEEVPVEFFVAVEEMPEPIGGIQGIQEKIVYPEIAKRAGVQGRVYIKAFVDEAGVVHKAEVIKGIGAGCDEAAVDAVMKTKFKPGKQRGKPVRVQVSIPILFKLN, encoded by the coding sequence GTGGCATTAAAGAAAAATCCAAAAGTAGATTTAAAATTAAAGTACAGAAGAGTGTTTGAAATCAGTTTGATTGCAGCACTTTTACTTTTAATTTTATCTTTTAAGTACTTTCCAAGATTTGAAGGCAAATCTTTAGCGGTTGAAGCACCGCAGGAATTGGTTGAAGTTGAAGATGTTGATATTACAAAACAGGAAACAGCTCCTCCTCCTCCGCCAAAACCTCCTATTCCAATTGAAGCTCCTTCGGATAATGATCTTGAAGATATAGAAATTGAGGATACGGAAATTGATATAACTGACGAAGTTGCCGCTCCGCCTCCACCGGTTAAAGAAGAAGCTGAAGAAGTTCCGGTTGAATTCTTCGTAGCTGTTGAAGAAATGCCCGAACCGATTGGCGGAATTCAAGGAATTCAAGAAAAAATTGTCTATCCGGAAATTGCAAAAAGAGCTGGAGTTCAAGGTAGAGTTTATATTAAAGCTTTTGTTGACGAAGCCGGAGTAGTTCATAAAGCAGAAGTTATTAAAGGAATTGGTGCAGGTTGTGATGAAGCTGCTGTTGACGCGGTAATGAAAACAAAATTCAAACCTGGAAAACAAAGAGGTAAGCCTGTTAGAGTGCAGGTATCCATTCCAATTCTGTTTAAGCTTAATTAA
- a CDS encoding TonB family protein — protein MPAKNPKFDLKLKYKRVFELGVIFSILLTIAAFKVFPRIEKQNGILITDDEVINLVDVEITKTYSTPPPPMPEIKLETPADEELPNIELPNTDLTPAEEIDKPKMITEVKEEDNELPPFKWVEKMPEIVGGLPALKSKVVYPALAQRSGIQGKVVLNLIIDKNGNPSEITVVKGIGFGCDEAAIEAVKATKFLPGEQRGKPVKVMLTLPIEFKLNLN, from the coding sequence ATGCCTGCCAAGAATCCAAAGTTTGATCTTAAGCTAAAGTACAAAAGAGTTTTTGAATTAGGAGTAATTTTTTCAATACTCCTTACAATTGCGGCATTTAAGGTTTTTCCCAGAATTGAAAAGCAGAATGGAATTCTCATAACGGATGATGAAGTAATTAATTTAGTCGACGTGGAAATTACCAAAACATATTCAACACCTCCTCCTCCAATGCCGGAAATTAAGCTTGAGACACCGGCTGATGAAGAATTGCCGAATATTGAATTGCCAAATACGGATTTAACTCCAGCAGAAGAAATTGACAAACCAAAAATGATAACTGAAGTAAAAGAAGAAGATAATGAACTGCCTCCATTTAAATGGGTTGAAAAAATGCCCGAAATTGTGGGTGGATTACCGGCTTTGAAAAGCAAAGTTGTTTATCCTGCTTTAGCTCAAAGATCCGGAATTCAGGGCAAAGTTGTTCTTAATTTAATTATCGATAAAAATGGAAATCCATCTGAAATTACGGTTGTAAAGGGCATAGGTTTCGGCTGCGACGAAGCAGCGATCGAAGCGGTTAAAGCAACAAAATTTTTACCCGGAGAACAACGAGGTAAACCGGTAAAAGTTATGCTGACTTTACCTATTGAATTTAAGCTAAACCTAAACTAA
- a CDS encoding ABC transporter ATP-binding protein — MNFLELLNIDFRYEKNSLPSFFTISNLNLTINSGDFISIMGPNGSGKSTLLKLIGNLIVPHKGEVFLNQKNYKNFERKEFAKIVSFVPQVNRTFFQYSIHEIIMMGRTPYQNILGIENKNDEEKVNEVMSLLEIDNLKHKGINEVSSGEAQRAFIARAIVQEPKIILLDEPNAHLDIKHQLAIFKILHKLNTEDNLTVILISHELNLASFFSKRIILMNKGKIEFDSVPKDVLTEQNIKSVFNINTSVNLNNNEELFIKILPM; from the coding sequence ATGAATTTTCTTGAACTTTTAAATATTGATTTTCGCTACGAGAAAAATTCTCTCCCTTCCTTTTTTACAATTTCAAATTTGAACTTAACCATTAATTCGGGTGACTTTATCTCAATTATGGGACCAAATGGTTCGGGAAAATCGACTTTACTAAAACTAATAGGAAATCTTATTGTTCCTCATAAAGGAGAAGTTTTTTTAAACCAGAAAAATTATAAAAATTTTGAAAGAAAGGAATTTGCAAAGATTGTTTCATTTGTTCCGCAAGTAAACAGAACTTTTTTTCAATATTCAATTCATGAAATTATAATGATGGGTAGAACGCCTTATCAAAATATATTGGGAATTGAAAATAAAAATGACGAAGAGAAAGTTAATGAAGTAATGTCTCTGCTGGAAATTGATAATTTAAAACACAAAGGTATAAACGAAGTATCCAGCGGTGAAGCTCAGCGCGCGTTTATTGCCAGAGCAATTGTGCAGGAACCCAAAATAATTTTGCTTGATGAACCTAACGCGCATTTAGATATTAAACATCAGCTTGCTATTTTTAAAATATTGCATAAATTAAATACGGAAGATAATTTAACCGTTATTTTAATTTCACACGAATTGAATTTGGCAAGCTTCTTCAGTAAAAGAATTATTCTGATGAACAAAGGGAAAATTGAATTTGATTCAGTGCCGAAAGATGTTTTGACCGAACAAAATATTAAGTCTGTTTTTAATATTAATACATCGGTTAATCTAAATAATAATGAAGAACTTTTTATCAAAATATTACCAATGTAA
- a CDS encoding YdcF family protein — MSAPVKNILLIIAIAIVNTFLLYFVKYYQNGLSLTEFSFLKTGNLISLILLIVFIIGALLMLQEKDSFTLIKTRILITFSFIYLLPILVILIINFADFKFADEFLFGYPLKKIIPAILFVFNQAFFLFVLFLIWFTYLGYPLLSYFFSSIAVGFTIVILLAISFICTFFINEYKVDKKNKFDYGLILGAAVWSKNKPSPIFSGRIEKGAELYKKGIIDKIQLTGGNAPGELSEAKAAFNFLNDNYNIPSSKIIIEEQTSTTNEQIRYIKNIIQNNIDEKKVIIISDKFHLKRILEMVYFYNLNAEVISSNYKLNIQKSFYYRFRDCISIVMFWFFAI, encoded by the coding sequence ATGTCAGCACCGGTAAAAAACATATTGTTAATTATTGCCATTGCCATTGTAAATACTTTTTTATTGTACTTTGTTAAATATTATCAAAACGGACTTTCGCTTACGGAATTCAGTTTCTTAAAAACAGGTAATTTGATCAGTTTAATTTTACTTATCGTTTTTATAATCGGCGCATTATTGATGCTTCAGGAAAAGGATAGTTTCACTTTGATCAAAACGAGGATATTAATCACATTTTCATTTATATATTTACTGCCAATTCTGGTGATATTAATTATTAATTTTGCTGATTTCAAATTTGCCGATGAATTTCTTTTCGGATATCCCTTGAAGAAAATAATTCCGGCTATTTTATTTGTTTTCAATCAGGCTTTTTTTCTATTTGTACTTTTTCTTATATGGTTCACTTATCTCGGTTATCCTTTATTATCTTATTTTTTTTCAAGTATTGCGGTTGGATTTACAATTGTAATTCTATTGGCAATTTCATTTATATGCACATTTTTTATAAATGAATATAAAGTCGATAAAAAAAATAAATTTGATTACGGATTAATTTTAGGAGCCGCGGTTTGGAGCAAAAATAAACCAAGTCCAATATTTTCCGGAAGAATTGAGAAAGGCGCTGAATTATATAAGAAAGGTATTATTGATAAAATTCAATTAACCGGCGGAAACGCCCCTGGAGAATTGAGCGAAGCCAAAGCCGCTTTTAATTTTTTAAATGATAATTATAATATTCCAAGCTCCAAAATAATTATTGAAGAACAGACATCAACTACAAACGAGCAAATAAGATATATTAAAAATATTATTCAAAATAATATTGATGAAAAAAAAGTTATAATTATATCGGATAAATTTCACCTTAAACGAATATTGGAAATGGTATATTTTTATAATCTCAATGCTGAAGTGATCAGCTCAAATTATAAATTAAATATTCAAAAATCATTTTATTATAGATTTAGAGATTGTATTAGTATTGTTATGTTTTGGTTTTTTGCAATCTAA